From a single Hevea brasiliensis isolate MT/VB/25A 57/8 unplaced genomic scaffold, ASM3005281v1 Scaf1, whole genome shotgun sequence genomic region:
- the LOC110656454 gene encoding wall-associated receptor kinase-like 22, which produces MVLQLESLLTVSVLQIMLEVAAVAATTTLAGRECEAKCGDIEIQYPFGIRADCSMDRWFVIDCIKTANSSKAFISSIKLELININYAHSRLLVKGPVFSYNCAPPNTGKAVNLRRTSFTFSAKNKFTIVGCNNRAFISSSEPDSIGCRPSCEVNVKLPGCTGYRCCQTLIPYFQQLFAPGFQDLDDDQCRIAFIVEKKWFKAYETDPYKVKDLEYVPVLLDWKINATALGSLVIDEESTYRDMIDYYDKFDFPYPNNTILLCREGFTGNPYLPFGCQDVNECDDPRVRSRCHGLCKNTRGSYTCMPTISWIIIVGISVAIGALILLISTWWLYKFIKKRKQIKRERKFFKRNGGLLLRQQLCSSEGNVDRTKLFSRKELDNATDHFNVNRILGQGGQGAVYKGMLVDGRIVAVKKSMKIDEAKVKEFINECVILSQINHRNVVKLLGCCLETEVPLLVYEFIPNGTLYQYLHHPNEEFQLTWDMRLQIAAEVSGAISYLHSEVCMPIYHRDIKSTNILLDEKYRAKVSDFGASRCIQIDKSHLTTHVKGTFGYVDPEYFQSSLLTEKSDVYSFGVVLVELLTGQKPISSERVEEGVGLAAHFILSMEDDKLFDILDPRIVDQCATEEVIAVANLAKRCLNLHGRLRPTMKEVSIELEGIRLSQKDMTIPQNTANEIEPNTPDASSTSTISRSERPQVSLNIVC; this is translated from the exons atggtctTGCAATTGGAGTCTCTACTCACTGTCTCAGTGCTACAAATAATGTTGGAAGTAGCGGCAGTAGCTGCAACAACAACTCTAGCGGGGCGGGAATGTGAAGCCAAATGTGGAGACATTGAAATCCAATACCCATTTGGTATTCGAGCCGATTGTTCCATGGACAGATGGTTTGTGATTGATTGCATTAAAACGGCCAACTCTAGTAAAGCTTTCATAAGCAGCATCAAGTTGGAGCTGATAAATATCAACTATGCACACAGCCGCTTGCTAGTTAAGGGTCCCGTATTCTCCTACAATTGTGCCCCTCCTAACACCGGCAAAGCTGTGAATTTAAGACGGACATCTTTCACCTTTTCTGCTAAAAATAAATTCACCATTGTGGGCTGCAACAACCGCGCTTTTATATCCTCTTCTGAGCCAGACAGTATAGGATGCCGACCAAGCTGCGAAGTTAATGTTAAACTTCCAGGGTGCACTGGCTACAGATGCTGCCAAACCTTAATCCCTTATTTTCAACAGTTATTTGCACCGGGCTTTCAAGATCTGGATGATGATCAGTGCAGGATAGCCTTCATAGTGGAAAAAAAATGGTTCAAAGCTTACGAAACAGATCCCTATAAGGTGAAAGACTTGGAATATGTTCCAGTCCTTCTGGATTGGAAAATCAATGCAACAGCCTTGGGATCGCTTGTAATTGATGAGGAATCCACCTACCGTGATATGATTGATTACTATGACAAATTCGATTTCCCATACCCCAACAACACAATCTTATTATGTCGTGAAGGCTTCACAGGCAACCCTTATCTACCGTTTGGATGCCAAG ATGTTAATGAATGCGATGATCCAAGGGTGCGAAGTCGGTGTCATGGATTATGCAAAAATACACGCGGCTCTTATACATGCATGCCCACTATATCTTGGATTATTATTGTAG GTATTAGTGTGGCCATTGGAGCATTGATCCTCCTAATTAGTACGTGGTggttatataaatttattaagaaAAGAAAACAGATAAAGCGTGAAAGAAAATTCTTCAAGCGGAATGGTGGTTTGTTATTGCGCCAACAACTCTGTTCAAGTGAAGGTAATGTCGACAGGACCAAATTATTCAGTCGTAAGGAGTTGGACAATGCGACTGATCACTTTAATGTGAACAGAATTCTTGGTCAAGGTGGCCAAGGAGCTGTTTATAAAGGAATGTTGGTAGATGGAAGAATTGTTGCTGTTAAAAAGTCTATGAAAATAGACGAAGCAAAAGTCAAAGAATTCATTAATGAGTGTGTCATTTTGTCACAAATTAATCACAGAAATGTAGTGAAACTACTTGGCTGTTGCTTAGAGACAGAGGTTCCTCTTCTTGTTTATGAATTCATCCCTAATGGAACCCTTTATCAATATCTCCATCATCCAAATGAGGAGTTTCAATTAACATGGGATATGCGCTTACAAATTGCTGCTGAAGTTTCAGGGGCAATTTCCTACCTGCACTCAGAGGTATGTATGCCAATTTATCACCGAGATATTAAGTCCACAAACATACTGTTGGATGAAAAGTATAGAGCAAAAGTATCAGATTTTGGAGCTTCCAGGTGCATCCAGATTGATAAAAGCCATCTGACCACTCATGTAAAGGGAACTTTTGGATATGTCGATCCAGAGTACTTCCAATCAAGCTTGCTCACTGAAAAGAGTGATGTTTATAGCTTTGGAGTAGTTCTTGTTGAGCTTTTGACTGGACAAAAACCAATTTCTTCAGAAAGAGTAGAAGAAGGTGTTGGATTAGCTGCACATTTCATTCTTTCAATGGAGGATGACAAACTCTTTGATATACTTGATCCACGAATTGTAGACCAATGTGCTACAGAAGAAGTTATTGCAGTTGCTAACCTTGCAAAAAGATGCTTAAATTTGCACGGCAGGTTACGACCCACTATGAAAGAAGTGTCAATTGAGTTGGAAGGGATTCGATTATCTCAGAAGGACATGACTATTCCACAAAATACAGCTAATGAAATTGAACCAAACACCCCTGATGCTTCATCTACTTCGACAATCTCAAGATCTGAGCGTCCTCAAGTTTCCTTAAACATTGTTTGTTAA
- the LOC131176307 gene encoding wall-associated receptor kinase-like 22 has translation MVLQLESLLTVVSVLQIMLELATVPATIALTGRGCEARCGDIEIQYPFGIRANCSMDKWFVIDCIKTVNSSRAFISSIKLELINIDYAHSHLLVKGPIFSYNCTPPDTGSQVVNLRSTSFTFSGYNKFIVVGCNKHVLLSSSEQNTAGCQTICKENPQRHGCLGDGCCQASIPYFQQLFEPSFQDVDDDQCSVAFIAEKKKFKANVTDPYKVRDMEYVPVLLDWKINAMALESLAIDAKSAYYDPIVNYDKFDFPYLNSTELMCREGFTGNPYLPIGCQDVNECEDPIVVSRCHGLCKNTYGSYECVPALSFKIFNSISMAFGALVLLIITWSSYKFVKKRNQIKRERKFFKQNGGLLLRQQLSSSQGNVDRTRIFSCKELDKATDHFNVNRILGQGGQGTVYKGMLVDGRTVAIKKSMKIDEAKVEEFINECVILSQINHRNVVKLLGCCLETEVPLLVYEFIPNGTLYQYLHHQNEEFQLTWDMRLQIAVEVSGAISYLHSEVCMPIYHRDIKSTNILLDEKYRAKVSDFGASRCIQIDKSHLTTHVKGTFGYVDPEYFQSSLLTEKSDVYSFGVVLVELLTGQKPISSERVEEGVGLAAHFILSMEDDKLFDILDARIVDQCTAEEVIAVANLAKRCLNLHGRLRPTMKEVLIELEGIRLSQKDMSISQNTTDEFEPNSSDASSTSTISISDSSQVSINIFNPETVFDKFQKTKLIADGQLIWYPSAAVRISSIFGAVK, from the exons atggtctTGCAATTGGAGTCTCTACTCACCGTAGTCTCAGTGCTGCAAATAATGTTGGAATTAGCGACAGTACCTGCAACAATAGCTCTAACAGGGAGGGGGTGTGAAGCCAGATGTGGAGACATTGAAATCCAATATCCATTTGGTATTAGAGCTAATTGCTCCATGGACAAATGGTTTGTGATTGATTGCATTAAAACTGTCAACTCTAGTAGAGCTTTCATAAGCAGCATCAAGTTGGAGTTGATAAATATCGACTATGCACACAGCCACTTACTAGTTAAGGGTCCTATATTCTCCTACAATTGTACTCCTCCTGACACCGGCAGCCAAGTTGTGAACTTAAGGAGTACATCATTTACCTTTTCTGGTTACAATAAATTCATCGTTGTGGGCTGCAACAAACATGTTTTGCTATCCTCTTCTGAGCAAAACACTGCAGGATGCCAAACAATCTGCAAAGAGAATCCTCAACGTCATGGGTGCCTTGGAGACGGATGCTGCCAAGCCTCAATCCCTTATTTTCAACAGTTATTTGAACCGAGTTTTCAAGATGTGGATGATGATCAATGCAGCGTAGCCTTCATAGCGGAAAAAAAGAAGTTCAAGGCTAACGTAACAGATCCCTATAAGGTGCGAGATATGGAATATGTTCCAGTTCTTCTGGATTGGAAAATCAATGCAATGGCCTTGGAATCGCTTGCAATTGATGCGAAATCCGCCTACTATGATCCTATTGTTAACTATGACAAATTCGATTTCCCATACCTGAACAGCACAGAGTTAATGTGTCGTGAAGGCTTCACAGGCAACCCTTATCTACCGATTGGATGCCAAG ATGTCAATGAATGCGAGGATCCAATAGTGGTAAGTCGGTGTCATGGATTATGCAAAAATACATACGGCTCTTACGAATGCGTGCCCGCTCTATCTT TTAAAATCTTTAACA GTATTAGTATGGCCTTTGGAGCATTGGTTCTCCTAATTATTACGTGGTCATCATATAAATTTGTTAAGAAAAGAAATCAGATAAAGCGTGAAAGAAAATTCTTCAAGCAGAATGGTGGTCTGTTGTTGCGCCAACAACTATCTTCGAGTCAAGGCAATGTCGATAGGACCAGAATATTCAGTTGTAAGGAGTTGGACAAAGCGACTGATCACTTTAATGTGAACAGAATTCTTGGCCAAGGTGGCCAAGGCACTGTTTATAAAGGAATGTTGGTAGATGGAAGAACTGTTGCTATTAAAAAGTCTATGAAAATAGACGAAGCAAAAGTTGAAGAATTCATTAATGAATGTGTCATTTTGTCGCAAATTAATCACAGAAATGTTGTGAAGCTACTTGGTTGTTGTTTGGAGACAGAGGTTCCTCTTCTTGTCTATGAATTCATCCCTAATGGAACCCTTTATCAGTATCTCCATCATCAAAATGAGGAGTTTCAATTAACATGGGATATGCGCTTACAAATTGCTGTTGAAGTTTCAGGGGCAATTTCCTACCTGCACTCAGAGGTATGTATGCCAATTTATCATCGAGATATTAAGTCCACAAACATACTGTTGGATGAAAAGTATAGAGCAAAAGTATCAGATTTTGGAGCTTCAAGGTGCATCCAGATTGATAAAAGTCATCTGACCACTCATGTAAAGGGAACTTTTGGATATGTCGATCCAGAGTACTTCCAATCAAGCTTGCTCACTGAAAAGAGTGATGTTTATAGCTTTGGAGTAGTTCTTGTTGAGCTTTTGACTGGACAAAAACCAATTTCTTCAGAAAGAGTAGAAGAAGGTGTTGGATTAGCTGCACATTTCATTCTTTCAATGGAGGATGACAAACTCTTTGATATACTTGATGCACGAATTGTAGACCAATGTACTGCAGAAGAAGTTATTGCAGTTGCTAACCTTGCAAAAAGATGCTTAAATTTGCACGGCAGGCTACGGCCAACTATGAAAGAAGTGTTGATAGAGTTGGAAGGGATTCGATTATCTCAGAAAGACATGAGTATTTCACAAAATACTACTGATGAATTTGAACCAAACTCTTCGGATGCTTCATCTACTTCGACAATTTCAATTTCTGACAGTTCTCAAGTTTCTATAAACATTTTCAACCCTGAAACAG TGTTTGACAAGTTTCAAAAAAcaaagctgatagctgatgggcaactgatatggTATCCATCAGCTGCAGTtcgtatcagctctatttttggAGCTGTTAAATAG